From Canis lupus familiaris isolate Mischka breed German Shepherd unplaced genomic scaffold, alternate assembly UU_Cfam_GSD_1.0 chrUn_S1784H1981, whole genome shotgun sequence, a single genomic window includes:
- the LOC119864455 gene encoding ral guanine nucleotide dissociation stimulator-like — translation MLQGGRWTKYGKISGMERANCSLEREPGASLGPELRSFEQHQEPQGCGCFECWRRWCHRQTQRLRELFRRRCRSLQSSTWDKGWRRRREEEDIPHTPVVIRKEPSTANGDLQGFKAERASALRKNRICPTTPSRRELLEQQVEELVPALLRFDNLSIFEFLNYLVEYGTPEEVLDLLFAKYRYIVASCKNEGILDQWEITMSSFLTIWLDYYEEDFHDPPEFPALTKLLNFTGQYLPGSVLDCRAVCYLWRFRNLHQAEFVGGDDTLSLDPEQHPEPPQEHARAPTVGPAAPLGSEGMELVPAAGAESLAQAMMPAAVFKPRYVVGPLNHCPDLEELPATLGALEAKWAPPPAIELIDVPEQPPHSVEQPASDPEQHPEPPQEPA, via the exons ATGCTCCAGGGGGGAAGATGGACAAAATACGGAAAAATATCAGGAATGGAAAGAGCAAATTGCTCCCTAGAAAGAGAGCCTGGTGCTTCCCTGGGTCCTGAGCTCCGGAG TTTTGAGCAACACCAGGAACCCCAGGGATGCGGCTGCTTCGAATGCTGGAGACGCTGGTGCCACCGTCAAACCCAACGCCTCAGGGAGCTTTTCAGGAGGCGCTGTAGG TCTTTACAGAGCTCCACATGGGACAAGGGGTGGCGGCGGAGGCGGGAGGAAGAGGACATCCCCCACACACCGGTGGTGATCAGGAAGGAGCCCAGCACAGCTAACGGAGACCTGCAAGGGTTCAAG gctgAAAGGGCCTCAGCCCTGAGGAAGAATCGGATCTGCCCAACCACCCCCAGCCGGAGGGAGCTGCTGGAGCAGCAGGTAGAAGAACTGGTGCCCGCCTTGCTGCGCTTTGATAACCTGTCCATATTTGAATTCCTTAACTATTTGGTGGAATATGGCACCCCTGAAGAGGTGCTGGACCTGCTGTTTGCAAA ATATCGATACATCGTAGCTTCCTGCAAGAACGAAGGAATCCTGGACCAGTGGGAAAT caCCATGTCCTCCTTCCTGACCATCTGGCTGGACTACTATGAGGAGGACTTCCACGATCCCCCAGAATTTCCTGCCCTGACAAAGCTGCTGAACTTCACGGGGCAGTACTTGCCAGGCTCAGTGCTCGACTGTCGTGCCGTGTGTTACCTTTGGCGTTTCAGAAATCTCCATCAAGCGGAGTTTGTGGGTGGAG atGATACTCTGTCTTTGGACCCTGAGCAACACCCTGAACCACCCCAGGAGCACGCCCGAGCTCCGACGGTGGGGCCTGCTGCACCTTTAGGGTCTGAGGGGATGGAGCTGGTCCCAGCTGCTGGAGCTGAGAGCTTGGCCCAAGCCATGATGCCAGCTGCTGTGTTCAAGCCAAGATACGTGGTCGGACCTCTGAATCACTGTCCTGACCTGGAAGAGCTACCTGCAACCCTAGGAGCCCTGGAGGCCAAATGGGCCCCACCACCGGCTATCGAGCTCATCGATGTGCCGGAGCAGCCGCCTCACTCAGTGGAGCAACCGGCTTCAGACCCCGAGCAACACCCTGAACCACCCCAAGAGCCCGCCTGA